A window of Xylophilus sp. GW821-FHT01B05 contains these coding sequences:
- a CDS encoding LytTR family DNA-binding domain-containing protein, producing the protein MSPPTALIAEDEPLLAQALATELARAWPALQLLPTVGDGASAVREALAQRPDVLFLDIRMPGMDGLAAAAALAEDWPAGAPFPALVFATAYDQYAVQAFEAQAVDYLLKPVQPARLQKTVERVQAALARRSPATDSTFEQLRSLLNALPGSAASHTTAATPLRLIPASEAGSNGAVVRMVPIAEVLAFEAADKYLRVLTTGREYLIRTPLKELLPQLDMQQFWQIHRGTVVRADAVETVERDESGRLLLRLRGLAERFGVSRLYAHLFRAL; encoded by the coding sequence ATGAGCCCGCCCACCGCCCTGATCGCCGAAGACGAGCCGCTGCTGGCCCAGGCCCTGGCCACCGAACTGGCCCGCGCCTGGCCCGCACTGCAGTTGCTGCCCACCGTGGGCGACGGCGCCAGCGCCGTGCGCGAAGCGCTGGCGCAGCGGCCTGATGTGCTGTTTCTGGACATCCGCATGCCCGGCATGGACGGCCTGGCCGCCGCCGCCGCGCTGGCCGAGGACTGGCCCGCCGGCGCGCCCTTCCCTGCCCTGGTGTTTGCCACCGCCTATGACCAGTACGCCGTGCAAGCGTTTGAAGCGCAGGCCGTCGACTACCTGCTCAAGCCCGTGCAGCCCGCCCGCCTGCAAAAAACCGTGGAGCGCGTGCAGGCCGCGCTGGCCCGCCGCAGCCCCGCCACCGACAGCACCTTCGAGCAACTGCGCAGCCTGCTCAACGCCCTGCCCGGCAGCGCCGCAAGCCACACCACGGCGGCCACCCCCTTGCGCCTGATCCCCGCCAGCGAAGCCGGCAGCAACGGCGCCGTGGTGCGCATGGTGCCCATCGCCGAAGTCCTGGCCTTCGAGGCCGCCGACAAGTACCTGCGCGTGCTCACCACCGGCCGCGAATACCTGATCCGCACCCCGCTCAAAGAGCTGCTGCCGCAGCTCGACATGCAGCAGTTCTGGCAAATACACCGCGGCACCGTGGTGCGCGCCGACGCGGTAGAGACGGTAGAGCGCGACGAGTCCGGCCGGCTGCTGCTGCGCCTGCGCGGCCTGGCTGAGCGCTTTGGCGTGAGCCGGCTGTACGCGCATTTGTTTCGGGCGCTGTAG
- a CDS encoding histidine kinase, with protein MRFDGLVLLRHYLQVLAFCLAISALQYFFLPSGAYANSLVYSVCIGTATWFVIEFGRYLVDPRSSTGWPRGWRGLALTAFGIAVGYAIGVTAADTWFGRSSWRDMSARDMRTSWLITLVAGTVISYFFYSRGHNAELARRADQARREANEARLKLLEVQLEPHMLFNTLANLRMLIATDAPRAEAMLDHLIAYLRATLGGSRVAWHPLADEFARLDDYLALMAVRMGERLHYTLELPAALREVPVPPLLLQPLVENSIRHGLEPQVDGGQVHVTVMVQGAGAQARVVIEVRDTGVGLAPDALAAATRGSGFGTGQVQERLLTAYGASSTIELIAGSPGGTLARVQFPLKTPQTPAA; from the coding sequence ATGCGCTTCGACGGCCTGGTCCTGCTGCGCCACTACCTGCAGGTGCTGGCCTTCTGCCTGGCGATTTCGGCGCTGCAGTATTTCTTCCTGCCTTCGGGCGCCTACGCGAACTCGCTGGTCTACTCGGTCTGCATTGGCACGGCCACCTGGTTCGTCATCGAGTTCGGCCGCTACCTCGTCGATCCGCGCTCCAGCACCGGCTGGCCACGCGGGTGGCGCGGGCTGGCGCTGACGGCGTTTGGCATTGCCGTGGGCTATGCCATTGGCGTCACTGCGGCCGACACCTGGTTTGGCCGCTCCAGTTGGCGTGACATGAGTGCGCGCGACATGCGCACCTCCTGGCTCATCACACTGGTGGCCGGCACGGTCATCAGCTACTTCTTTTATTCGCGCGGCCACAACGCCGAGCTGGCGCGCCGCGCCGACCAGGCCCGGCGCGAAGCCAACGAGGCCCGGCTCAAGCTGCTGGAGGTGCAGCTGGAGCCGCACATGCTGTTCAACACCCTGGCCAACCTACGCATGCTGATCGCCACCGACGCACCGCGCGCCGAGGCCATGCTGGACCACCTGATCGCCTACCTGCGCGCCACGCTGGGCGGCTCGCGCGTGGCCTGGCACCCGCTGGCCGACGAGTTCGCGCGGCTGGACGACTACCTGGCGCTGATGGCCGTGCGCATGGGCGAGCGCCTGCACTACACGCTGGAGCTGCCCGCCGCGCTGCGCGAGGTGCCGGTGCCGCCGCTGCTGCTGCAGCCGCTGGTAGAGAACAGCATCCGCCACGGGCTGGAGCCGCAGGTCGATGGCGGGCAGGTCCACGTCACCGTCATGGTGCAGGGCGCAGGCGCCCAGGCCCGCGTGGTGATCGAGGTGCGCGACACCGGCGTGGGCCTAGCGCCCGACGCACTGGCCGCCGCCACGCGCGGCAGCGGCTTTGGCACCGGCCAGGTGCAGGAACGCCTGCTGACCGCCTACGGCGCCAGCTCAACTATCGAATTGATAGCTGGAAGCCCAGGTGGCACCTTGGCTAGAGTGCAATTTCCCTTGAAAACCCCGCAAACACCCGCCGCATGA